The Lycium barbarum isolate Lr01 chromosome 9, ASM1917538v2, whole genome shotgun sequence genome has a segment encoding these proteins:
- the LOC132609408 gene encoding probable inactive patatin-3-Kuras 1: MSTFGFFFISLFLVGASPVVGELVTVLSIDGGGMKGNIPATVLAFLEGQLQELDGVNARLADYFDVIAGTSTDGLLATMITAPNEKNRPFYAAKDIVPFYFEHGPKIFPPGAYPPILAPKYDGKYFHKVLQDKLGETRLHQALTDVVLTTFDIKKNQPIIFSKSKIANSPYLDAKMSDIGYGTAAAPTYLPPHYFVTNDGQGNKYEFNIVDGGIAAGNPALVALSIATNRAAEADPAFASIKSMNYTQMLLLSLGTGTTADFYHTYTVQEAAKWGALKWLYHNNSSPLLQMVSRASADMNDYYISTVFHDLNAAKNYLRIQENALIGSTTVIDNATEANMNLLVQVGQNLLKKPVSKEDPETNEEALKRFAKLLSERKKHRANKASS, encoded by the exons ATGTCaacttttggatttttttttatttcccttTTTTTGGTAGGGGCATCCCCTGTGGTGGGAGAATTAGTGACAGTTCTTAGTATTGATGGAGGTGGCATGAAAGGAAATATCCCGGCTactgttcttgcttttcttgaaggTCAACTCCAG GAATTGGACGGTGTAAATGCGAGGCTTGCAGATTACTTTGATGTGATCGCAGGAACAAGTACAGATGGCTTATTGGCCACTATGATAACTGCTCCAAATGAGAAGAATCGCCCCTTCTATGCTGCCAAAGATATTGTACCATTTTACTTCGAGCATGGCCCAAAGATTTTCCCACCTGG TGCCTATCCTCCAATTCTAGCCCcaaaatatgatggaaaatattttcACAAAGTTCTGCAAGATAAGTTGGGAGAGACTCGTTTGCATCAGGCTTTAACAGATGTTGTTCTTACAACCTTTGACATCAAGAAAAATCAGCCCATTATATTTAGTAAATCGAAG ATAGCAAATTCTCCTTATTTGGATGCTAAGATGTCTGACATAGGCTACGGCACGGCAGCAGCTCCAACTTATTTGCCTCCACATTACTTTGTGACTAATGATGGTCAAGGAAATAAATATGAGTTCAATATTGTTGACGGTGGTATCGCTGCTGGTAATCCG GCCTTAGTTGCCCTTAGCATAGCAACCAACCGTGCGGCGGAAGCGGATCCAGCATTCGCCTCTATCAAGTCAATGAACTACACACAAATGTTGCTGCTCTCATTAGGCACGGGCACTACTGCAGATTTTTATCATACATACACAGTACAAGAAGCAGCTAAATGGGGTGCTCTTAAATGGCTATATCATAATAATTCCAGCCCTTTACTTCAAATGGTATCTAGAGCAAGTGCTGACATGAATGATTATTACATTTCCACTGTCTTTCATGATCTTAATGCTGCAAAGAATTACCTCAGGATTCAA GAAAATGCACTAATAGGTTCAACTACCGTAATCGATAATGCTACAGAGGCTAATATGAACTTACTGGTACAAGTTGGTCAAAACTTGTTGAAGAAACCAGTTTCCAAAGAGGATCCTGAAACCAATGAGGAAGCTCTGAAGAG GTTTGCAAAATTGCTCTCAGAAAGGAAGAAACACCGAGCAAACAAAGCCTCTTCATAA